Sequence from the Ziziphus jujuba cultivar Dongzao chromosome 9, ASM3175591v1 genome:
TGTCACGTCCCGCGAAAAAGGAGTAAaatccttgaggtttaaccggaaggtTCTACACTCTCCTTGAAGATCCATGAGAAACCCGGAATATTCTAgaggattcaagagaaacctagactaatgtagatgagaatctctctagaatactccatgtaaatatcttgtacataatcctagaataatctagaaccataactagataggtgacatgtgtacatatctagaactttcccacatgccaagccctctatataaaggggttggtctctcatttgtaacatatccaagaCATCCAAGATATCCAAGCATATCCAAGCACATCAAGAaatctagcaatacaagtattctccacattctctcaaactctcctacttcctactctctcactcttagcttccacattttcatagcttgtgagcaaggcttacttagcaagggaggtgctaagtgccgcacgggagtgttggaaaagctaggcccgtgacagttggtatcagagccaattgctgctcaagcatatcgttggtgtaacgtggaagtaggcaagatggctagctcggatgttaccatcaatgtggagggagctaccgaagtgcgaggtcgtgaagagcaacgcaaccccaatgcggggaagcagaggcataagtccaagtccaaggatgtgatgacCGGCGTAGAGTTGCGCTTGGAAGAGCATGCATCCCGAGTACAAGAACGGTTTGAGGCGCTGGAGGGTCgcctagatgggctagagtcggaggacattgccatcaaTCAAGCCGTGAGGGGGTTACTCAATGGGCTAGACGATGCCTTGAGGAGGGAGCTCCGTGCGACACGCGACCAATGCATGAGGGAGGTAGCAGACCTTCGTGCCatgttggagagagaattggatgccatccgcacccaaatggaggatatgcggggtgattgggctctttgcaagaggGCGGTGGCGTCGGGGACGACTACCATCCGCGAGGGACCACGAATCGATGTaccaaagcccaagtcctactccggggcaaggaatgcgagggagctcgagaatttcctttggggcttggagcaatactttgaagcaatgggcattgttgacgatgcttcaaagataaggactgccactctctaccttagcgacacggcaatgttatggtggagaaggaggcatAGCGACATCGAGCGAGGTATGTGCACTTTCCATACTTTTGATGACtttaaaaaggatatcaaaaggcaattctatccggagaatgccgaagatgaggcaaggagtcgccttcgacgactcaagcaagtaggccatatccgggaatacatcaaggagttcaccaacttggtgttggagatcccggacctatcggataaagactcccttttctacttcatggatggactacaaccttgggccaagacggagttgaagaggcgtggagtacaagatttggctagtgccattgcgtatgccgaaggcttcatcgactactccaaccaaagagactctccaaagtcaaaggaatggaaagacaaccatggaaaaggtgggggagagCCTAGTAGATCCAAAGAGGATGAAAGGGAAGAAAGTGCACATAAGCCAAAAGGCTCGAAATGGAAGCCGCCTAGAGAAGGTAAGGATGCTTCCAAACCcaaaaactcttgtttcttatgtgatggaccgcattgggttagggattgtccgaaaaggaaggctttgaatgccatgactgcccaatacgaggagaagcaagaggaaggaactagtataggttccttacaattgctgaatgctatcaaggctgctcctaaggagaccaagaagagtggcctaatgttcgtggaggcaaaactcaatggagtgcccaccaaggcgttggtggacacgggtgcctcacataacttcctatcggtggaggaggcacaaaggcttgggattaAGGCAACACAAGGAAGGGGCTCCATCAAGGCGGTAAATTCGGACGCGAGGCCGTTCCAAGGAGTTGCTCGAGgtgtgaaaaccaccatcggcgattgggagggccaattgaatctaacggtggtgtccatggatgactacaaggttgtccttggcatggacttcttcaaccaagtaaaggctttcccactcccatttgctaacaagttatgcatcatggatgggggaacgacatgcatggtgcctacggaacaagctagcaagcgggaggcCAAGGTTTTGTCGGCATTGCGagttgagagggaggagcaaatcaacttggttgctgcacaaaagcctagtgaggatgccCCAAGCCATGCCAAGACACCTCCTAAGGTACAAGATGTGCCAAAGGAAGTGCACCAAGGGAGCTTGCATGCATTGGCTTCAAGTCGTGGAGACGACAAGAGGAAGCACGTAGAGGCTAAGGAAGGGaacttagccaaaccatcacctcaacaaaacGAGGTGCATGACGGGAAGGCACGACGCTATGAAGAGTCACTTCCCATTGTAAGGAAAGGGGGCACGGAGGCCCTAGCGGAAGGTAAGTCAAGAAGGGCACCCATAGAGATAGCGACTTCACCCGACAAGAATGTGGAAGCCACACTTGCAGATCGAGTCGATCAACATAGAGGCATGCCCAACcacaccaaatacttggtgaaggagaaggacctgccggatggtgaagtaagtggggagcacgaagatacacaacgccaactcaaagatcacattcggcgggcaaggaagaaggcgcgacgagggcgtcgcgagtttaggtgggggagagtgtcacgtcccgcgaaaaaggagtaaaacccttgaggtttaaccggaaggtTCTACACTCTCCTTGAAGATCCATGAGAAACCCGGAATATTCTAgaggattcaagagaaacctagactaatgtagatgagaatctctctagaatactccatgtaaatatcttgtacataatcctagaataatctagaaccataactagataggtgacatgtgtacatatctagaactttcctacatgccaagccctctatataaaggggttggtctctcatttgtaacatatccaagaCATCCAAGATATCCAAGCATATCCAAGCACATCAAGAaatctagcaatacaagtattctccacattctctcaaactctcctacttcctactctctcactcttagcttccacattttcatagcttgtgagcaaggtttacttagcaagggaggtgctaagtgccgcacgggagtgttggaaaagctaGGCCCGTGACACTTAGCTCATGACAAGAATAAAGTACCTTTTTTTATAGGTAAATATATGCTACAAAATGATCCTTCTTTTGTTGTATAAGCTAAAAGCTATCTTGGAGTCTTTTCCATAGAAAAGCTTAGCTTTGGGGAAGGGATCTTTTAAATAAAGGTCTAAGTGGTTAGGCAAAAGTATATATAGTTCGTTTATGATGTAGACGATTCAACCACGAATATCGACGATGGTTTTTTGTAACActccgtcccgaaccatgtcagaatttttgcatgttgaccaatgttgactgttgaccgttgatcgaagggttcaaaagttgactttttgatccggttggaattgtACGTTGACTAAGGTActgttatgaagtacacgttggcacgagttcgtagactagtagcacgttgaaaacggagctacggtttgaaagttatgagcaaaataagttgaggtccaaactgtccaaggggtgcccgagttgactttttattcatgcaaagttgagctttgactcacgcatggttgtaaagtgttcgtcgatacgagtccgtagactagcggcacatccgatttggacatgtggtttggaagttatggacctgtagagtttttcaaatactgtattattttaatattatttttaaacgtgtaatgatgtgccacgtgtgacttaatgaaggtgaccatgtgtcactatgttgagaagccacatgtcaaccatgtgtaatatcatattattttattattattttaaatagtaatattattattaatattatttaattaattttaatttatttcttgtttttttattttcctttttcttttctttttctttttctttttcttttctttttccccacgtgggaaaacacctttcttttttcttttcctttccttcccttcttcttccccgagcccgacagagacaaaaaaaacacacagaTTTCTCTCCcgcccgtctctctctctctctctccttgctgcacatTTTCCGACCACTGGAACCACTCACGTGCCGGCCAGTGATGAGCAGAGGGAGGATATGAGCtcggccgccaattttcacggtcaccggccgccggacgcgccccgCTTCTCCGGccaaaaaaatttctctctcctcttttcttgtgtttttcgaccagcccagtccaaattaaacctcctctccccctattttgggtcctctgagttcaaatatggcctccaatctcaaaaattcgaagcgctttgagagatacgaggaattgaaaaccgaccgaagctttccggccaaattccggccacctccggcggaattggggtcgatggagaccggatttgtaatcctcgtcgctcaagcttcgattcggtatattattcgactattttggataacgtttgtgtttgaccccccggataccgggtattatttacccgattaaaatattaatttatttgactgtctgtgaattgtgttctaggagtacCGGTGAGTAGTGGAATTGTTcacatggtggatcatggtttaattgcgtgctccaagtgagtgacccacctttaataaatattttgggataattaattatatttaattgctgttaaattggtatatgaaattatgctcatgtggtggaatttaaatatagtcgggaaaaaaaatattattttattttatatataattacccattggtgctaaatggaatttttgggtcattaagaaattcccgattcttattttatggtgattaaatggtatttattatgcatgagcaaagtatatttcagtaataatcgtacgtggttttaagtgttattttttttgggcataattgggttaaatatttttttgaaaatatttgtttaagttggtggtttaattttataaattatgcccgcggtatttcaattgttgaatctcgtattacgagaaaattatggtttatttgttatcgatgttttcgtaccgatttgttaaataaaaatatgtggaatggtaagtgtgaaaattttggtatatttcccatggtaattttggaaaacggtacggttggtttaataattattttagacgcattcacacagtattggtgttctggtatatgtatatgtggttcagcgcgcaagtattattatttcacccgtgagttgccattggaccgtgagcaggcaagtcttatatagtgcacacagccgcccccctccttagccgagatgatggtttcagcagcggtattgtcgggatgccgaagtgccgtttgcaagtttctctctttaatctccccgccagtcggtgctcaggacgctgggtatcggagggcatcactagtatatggtgtggtgcgtcaagtacaaatttttcggatagaaatttcaaaccccaaagagtacaaattatttattataaattattgcagtttaattatatttggggtatttatttatttatttgttgtttattaaattatttggtccattggttttcgggaagtacgaatatcgggttttgtgaaaatgttttaaaaggggaacatttccaacggagtgaatagtgagggctttgagagaaattgttacctcaattgtttatttatttatttatgtaattattcggtatggattaattaaattcttttattttatattattaatattaaaggtgtatagtagatagggtcactcactgagatgattagcatctcacgtttttaaattccgttcccctaggtccaggttggagacgttgattgtatGGGGCGAGCCCgatgtctcagttcgttgccgaaagtccaagaagtatttcttcccttttttcctctccatcctgtattacttcttatctgtcattgtataaattccacactTATCtgtataatactctgtatactgtattggatgtgtagttattatttatgcactggattgctgctgttattatttgaagtgttgaaatttgtggaatcaatttgtagtattgtgggaggaataaggggatgtttatagaagtgtgttttcagtgcaggtaatttttggttagtcatacccttaggggaggtgctgccggattttccattggaaggttcggtggtatttccctggaatcaaggcttgtctagggttccgggaaggaattctggacgggtcctgatattttttaaaaaccatcatcaatattgataataatttttgaaaaaaccatcatcaatattattatacagAGAGAGTGACTGAGATTCACATATAAATCGTCCAcatcataaaattttatatatatatatatatatatatatttatttatttatttatatgtgtattttattttatcttttatttattatttttctcatgCATTAATTATTCTCATGAGTAACATATGTTGTTACTCATAGGAAATGATTCtactataaaatataatttcgtttctaaaatatataaacatcaaAACACATAAAACAAAGTTAGAGAGcagaaatttgatttttaatacaattttcgTTCTGCATCGGTGTTGAAAGGTATTGTATATGAAAAATGTCTCGTAGGCTATAATGATTAGCTTTTGAAAATTACAGCATTTCCAGTAAACAATTTTGTGTAcactttatttgtttaatattagaTGAATAAACGATAAAAATGGAacgattattttatttatttatttattatcactcAATACTAGAAATCAATGTTATTTGTAGAGAAAATTGCAGCtattgttaaaaaattcaaCATTTCAAAATATACAAAGCGTTAAAAATATTGTCTGGTCTTCATCAATAAAGAACTTTTATAGTCTAAATCTTTTcactaaaatattgttttttattttaaaataaatattccaaatgattttaataattgggtaatcaattaaataaatagttggtAATCATAAAAATCCtacatatttttcttcaaatacaATGAAAGAATAATTAACACCAAAATGAAAGCATTTACGAATCCAACTAATAGCGGATAgctcataaataataataataataataataataataataataattattgaaacTTGAAAGAAGTGTATGTGATTCTGTTCAACACTTGTATTAGAAATTTAGAATGTTATGTTAAAAGTTGGAAAAGTTATAATAGTATTTCAGTGAAAGAGCAATCATAATCATActaaaaaatcaagaaataatttattttaagaaaatacagaattaataatatataacagtatttattaataatattttataaggaAGACTTGTTCAGGTGGACTCGTACGCACACGATTACGTATCCACCGTTTGCACCGTCGCAGGAGAttactaaattatttaaataaataaaaaccttttttttttttttgggctgacaacttctatttatttatttatttttataaacatatGAAGCGGCAAAGCTGGCTTCATAATAGCAATCCATGCAAAAATTCACTGTGTCTGTTTTTCTGGTAAACTTGTCTTTGGGTAAAGTAAAAAAGgtgaaaagtaataataaattaataatagggatgataaattaattttaaaatagcatttttttaattaaaaaatatatattatttttatttcgaaAAAAATAGTAACACGAGGGAAATTATAAGCATTAGATATTCATTCACCTTGAAGACTCTATTTTCTGTAGCGGTTTTAAGAAAACGCTGTTTTAATTATCGTTTTCTACCAATGGAGTAAACGAAAAAACAAGGTAAAAAGATTCCAGGCGAGTCTGTATGAAGCAGGTTTCAAATCTCTGTAAACCGTGAAGCTCAGAGAAAAATGGTTGGTAATTGGGAAATGGGTTGGGAAAGCAAACATTCTGATTCTCAAAGGGACGCGTGGTGGCATGCCCATGTAGCCACTTGCCTTGCATTCTGACACCTTGCTTTCGCTACAAATtcctccacctccacctccttTTGCGCCTCCATATTAATGGTTtgcagcttcttcttcttcttcttcttcatcttcttcataaCTCGTTAGTTTTTGTGTTTTACATCCATATTTTGCAAATCCTGtggtcccatttttttttttttttggttttatttttgttatttattttcaatttggaTTGTTTTGGACTTGATTCCGGATCTTTGACCCAAAAGACAGATAACTTCGGTTCTCTTTGATAATGATGTTGCTTCTTCTGTCCGAATGAATTTTTATGTCAGTCAAATTCGCTTTGTGTTTTGgctttttttgggagaaaaccCATGTTGTTAAATTTTGTTTGTATGGTCAATTTCAAGTGCTTCCTTGAAAATTTTGTGCAAATGTTTCCcctatttcatttaatttttgttgtcatttttaaatttatggctGTAAGATTTTCTTTGTTAAAAGTATCCGGTTTAAATTATAGGAAATAATCGTACTTGAGGTTCTGAGGATTAGTGAGCACAAAGGTCTAATTGGCAATTTGGATGCCTCAAATTTGCTGTGTGTGATCCTTTTTTTGCATGTCAGACAATCAAAAAGTAAGCATGACATATAATTGTGGTTAGTTCATAAAGAACAAAAGAGGCTAATAACTtaattttaacttctttttgttCTGAAAACTATTAAATTATGGTTAATTCAACAATATGAGGGTACCCTTGTTACTGAATCTCTTTCTCATATGTGTGAGACTATTGTTTTCTGTTtgtctaattttgtttttcttccttaTTTATCTGTAATGTATTGAATATAATGTGTTGTTGAATGCAGAAGCAGAGAAATTCATTAGTTAAGCAAACTTCTGGTCCAATGCTCAGAAATGCTGAATACATTGGATTAGGGGAAGATCCTTCCCCCCAGATGGATAAGTACCAAAAGGTTTCGATCATACCTCTTGTATTCTTAATCTTCTATGAGGTCTCTGGAGGACCGTTTGGTGTTGAAGACAGTGTCCAGGCAGCTGGTCCTCTTTTAGCCCTTCTTGGTTTTCTGGTTTTTGCAATTATATGGAGTGTCCCAGAGGCCTTGATCACCGCTGAAATGGGTACTATGTTTCCTGAGAATGGCGGATATGTTGTCTGGGTTTCATCAGCTTTGGGTCCTTACTGGGGATTCCAGCAAGGTTGGATGAAATGGCTTAGTGGGGTCATTGATAATGCTCTATACCCTGTTTTGTTTCTGGACTATTTGAAATCAACAATCCCTGCTTTAGAAGGTGGTCTACCAAGGGTCACTGCGATTTTGGTTTTGACTGCACTTCTAACTTACATGAATTATAGGGGTTTAACCATAGTCGGCTGGGTTGCTGTGTTACTAGGGGTGTTTTCCCTTCTTCCTTTCATAGTCATGGGATTTATAGCGATTCCAAAACTAGAGCCTTCTAGGTGGTTTGTGGTAGATTTGGACAATGTGGATTGGAACTTATACTTGAACACTTTGTTCTGGAATCTCAATTATTGGGACTCAGTTAGTACTTTGGCGGGAGAGGTGGAAAACCCAAGTAGAACATTCCCAAAAGCTCTCTTTTATGCTTTTATCTTAGTTGTGTCGGGGtatatttttcctcttttggTAGGTACAGGAGCTATTCCACTTCAACGTGAACTATGGTCTGATGGCTATTTCTCAGAAATTGCTAAAATGCTTGGGGGTGTATGGTTAAGATCTTGGATCCAAGGGGCGTCTGCTTTGTCCAACATGGGGATGTTTGTAGCAGAAATGAGCAGTGATTCCTTTCAACTTCAGGGGATGGCAGAACTTGGAATGCTTCCTGCAATTTTTGGCAAGAGATCACGATATGGAACCCCTCTTATAGGAATTTTATTCTCTGCGTCTGGTGTGATTTTACTTTCATGGTTGAGCTTTCAAGAGATTGTAGCTGCTGAGAACTACCTGTACTGTTTTGGAATGCTTATGGAATTTATAGCGTTTGTGAAATTGAGGATAAAATGTCCAGCTGTATCTCGGCCTTATAAGATTCCTATCAGTACAGTTGGAGCAATTTTGATCTGTTTTCCTCCAACCCTGTTGATTTTTGTGGTTTTGGCACTTGCTTCTTTAAAGGTCATGGTTATAAGTATCTTGGGCATTATAATCGGGCTTGTTTTGGAGCCTTGTCTTAGATTCTCTGAAAAGAAGAGGTGGTTGAGGTTCCAAAGGAGTTCTGATCTCCTAGATTTCCAGGCTACAGATCACCTGTATAATGAATCATGAAATGGTAATAAACCATTTTGCCTTGCATTTAACTTGTAAATACGATGCTCGAGTTTTCCTTTCCTTATAAATCTCTTCAGATCAGGGGAATATTATGGTTTACAGTTTTAATAAGATGATAAAATGAATAGTCAAGGGCTATGCATTATAGAAAGAGACTAGACAGAGGATACAAATATCAGCAATAAAAGCCTAGTGTGCATGCTGATTCActgaatttaattaaattattcataGATTTTATCGGTTCCCTTTAACTTCTTTCTGATTTATACCATGTTCTTCTTTCTGATTTATAccatgttctttcttttttcttatgttCATTCATTTTTGTGGCCTTTTAGTCTCATTGCCAGTGGAAGAGATTTCTGCTTGTTTTCTCTATACATGTTGAAATTCTAATATGGTTCACCGGTTAATTAAGTTATAAGTAAGGGTTTTATGTTTTCCTTATGTAGTGGGACAGCAAGTAGTAATAGGGTCGTTCACCTTATTTATTCATGCTAATGATTTGATATGACACCAACTCTCATTTTTGCTGGCTTGACTCATCTAAAACAAAATTAGTGGATTCAACTTATTTTTTGTCAGATGACACTTCAACCTACTAGTTTCATTGTATAGATTAGTGAACCCTTTTCTTATTAGAGGTGGAGGAGAACTTCTTTTTTctagatatatacatatgatgACAGCTCTCTCAAAAAAAATCAGTCACTTTTCGAGTATGAAACCCGACCAtggaaacaaattttttttttttgggtggtttatGGGTTTGATGttcaacagcatattttgcAGTATATAGTACCAAATTTTTGTTATATGGTTAAGTAAATGGAGTACTTTTTTGAATTCTACTCCACTGTTTCTGAAAA
This genomic interval carries:
- the LOC125424097 gene encoding probable polyamine transporter At1g31830 isoform X2, translating into MKQRNSLVKQTSGPMLRNAEYIGLGEDPSPQMDKYQKVSIIPLVFLIFYEVSGGPFGVEDSVQAAGPLLALLGFLVFAIIWSVPEALITAEMGTMFPENGGYVVWVSSALGPYWGFQQGWMKWLSGVIDNALYPVLFLDYLKSTIPALEGGLPRVTAILVLTALLTYMNYRGLTIVGWVAVLLGVFSLLPFIVMGFIAIPKLEPSRWFVVDLDNVDWNLYLNTLFWNLNYWDSVSTLAGEVENPSRTFPKALFYAFILVVSGYIFPLLVGTGAIPLQRELWSDGYFSEIAKMLGGVWLRSWIQGASALSNMGMFVAEMSSDSFQLQGMAELGMLPAIFGKRSRYGTPLIGILFSASGVILLSWLSFQEIVAAENYLYCFGMLMEFIAFVKLRIKCPAVSRPYKIPISTVGAILICFPPTLLIFVVLALASLKVMVISILGIIIGLVLEPCLRFSEKKRWLRFQRSSDLLDFQATDHLYNES
- the LOC125424097 gene encoding probable polyamine transporter At1g31830 isoform X1; the encoded protein is MSDNQKKQRNSLVKQTSGPMLRNAEYIGLGEDPSPQMDKYQKVSIIPLVFLIFYEVSGGPFGVEDSVQAAGPLLALLGFLVFAIIWSVPEALITAEMGTMFPENGGYVVWVSSALGPYWGFQQGWMKWLSGVIDNALYPVLFLDYLKSTIPALEGGLPRVTAILVLTALLTYMNYRGLTIVGWVAVLLGVFSLLPFIVMGFIAIPKLEPSRWFVVDLDNVDWNLYLNTLFWNLNYWDSVSTLAGEVENPSRTFPKALFYAFILVVSGYIFPLLVGTGAIPLQRELWSDGYFSEIAKMLGGVWLRSWIQGASALSNMGMFVAEMSSDSFQLQGMAELGMLPAIFGKRSRYGTPLIGILFSASGVILLSWLSFQEIVAAENYLYCFGMLMEFIAFVKLRIKCPAVSRPYKIPISTVGAILICFPPTLLIFVVLALASLKVMVISILGIIIGLVLEPCLRFSEKKRWLRFQRSSDLLDFQATDHLYNES
- the LOC125424097 gene encoding probable polyamine transporter At1g31830 isoform X3 — its product is MLRNAEYIGLGEDPSPQMDKYQKVSIIPLVFLIFYEVSGGPFGVEDSVQAAGPLLALLGFLVFAIIWSVPEALITAEMGTMFPENGGYVVWVSSALGPYWGFQQGWMKWLSGVIDNALYPVLFLDYLKSTIPALEGGLPRVTAILVLTALLTYMNYRGLTIVGWVAVLLGVFSLLPFIVMGFIAIPKLEPSRWFVVDLDNVDWNLYLNTLFWNLNYWDSVSTLAGEVENPSRTFPKALFYAFILVVSGYIFPLLVGTGAIPLQRELWSDGYFSEIAKMLGGVWLRSWIQGASALSNMGMFVAEMSSDSFQLQGMAELGMLPAIFGKRSRYGTPLIGILFSASGVILLSWLSFQEIVAAENYLYCFGMLMEFIAFVKLRIKCPAVSRPYKIPISTVGAILICFPPTLLIFVVLALASLKVMVISILGIIIGLVLEPCLRFSEKKRWLRFQRSSDLLDFQATDHLYNES